The proteins below come from a single Stutzerimonas stutzeri RCH2 genomic window:
- a CDS encoding SMP-30/gluconolactonase/LRE family protein, translating to MTEQEQQPSRDSRRQFLKQSLACSALLTTGLALPGLSQSAEPLSRRYPDPSLEVLDESFLQLRLFNASVEKIADGLRWAEGPVWIGDGRYLLLSDIPNNRIMRWDEVTESLSVYREQANFSNGLTRDRQGRLVICEGSTTHELGRRVTRIEHNGAVTVLADNYQGKRFNSPNDVVVKRDGSIWFSDPPFQAGNYYEGQKIQTELPDAVYRIDGGTLEVTRVIEGIAGPNGLCFSPDETTLYVVEGRAKPNRLVWAYKVNADATLGERSKHIEATAHGALDGIKCDETGNLWCGWGSSGSPEANPEGLDGVRVFNPAGKAIGHIHLPERCANLCFGGAQGNRLFMASSHGIYALYVNARGATFA from the coding sequence ATGACCGAACAAGAACAACAACCATCACGCGATTCCCGCCGGCAGTTCCTGAAGCAGTCGCTGGCGTGCTCGGCGCTGTTGACTACCGGCCTAGCCCTACCCGGCCTTTCCCAGTCCGCCGAGCCGCTCAGCAGGCGGTATCCCGATCCTTCTCTGGAGGTGCTGGACGAAAGCTTTCTGCAGCTGCGCCTGTTCAATGCCAGCGTAGAGAAAATCGCCGATGGCCTGCGCTGGGCGGAAGGCCCCGTGTGGATTGGCGACGGGCGCTACCTGTTGCTGAGTGATATCCCCAACAACCGAATCATGCGTTGGGACGAGGTCACCGAGTCGCTCAGCGTTTATCGGGAGCAGGCCAATTTTTCCAACGGGCTGACACGAGACCGCCAGGGCCGCCTGGTGATATGCGAAGGCTCGACCACCCACGAGTTGGGAAGACGGGTGACGCGCATCGAGCATAACGGTGCCGTCACGGTGCTGGCCGACAACTACCAGGGCAAGCGCTTCAACTCGCCAAACGATGTGGTGGTCAAGCGCGACGGCTCGATCTGGTTCAGCGACCCGCCGTTTCAGGCTGGCAACTACTACGAAGGGCAGAAGATCCAGACCGAGCTGCCGGATGCCGTGTATCGCATAGACGGCGGGACACTGGAGGTCACGCGCGTGATCGAGGGCATCGCCGGCCCCAACGGTCTGTGTTTCTCGCCGGACGAAACGACGCTCTATGTGGTGGAGGGACGCGCCAAGCCGAACCGGTTGGTCTGGGCTTACAAGGTGAACGCCGACGCCACGCTGGGCGAGCGCAGCAAACACATCGAGGCCACCGCTCATGGTGCGCTGGATGGCATCAAATGCGACGAGACCGGCAACCTGTGGTGCGGCTGGGGAAGCTCCGGCTCACCGGAGGCGAACCCTGAAGGCCTGGATGGGGTGCGTGTGTTCAACCCCGCAGGCAAGGCGATCGGCCATATCCACCTGCCGGAGCGCTGCGCGAACCTGTGCTTCGGCGGTGCGCAGGGCAATCGTCTGTTCATGGCCAGCAGCCACGGCATCTACGCGCTGTACGTGAACGCCAGAGGTGCCACGTTCGCCTGA
- a CDS encoding MerR family transcriptional regulator, whose protein sequence is MSLTIGKLSKATAVNVETIRYYERIGLLAPPSRTESGYRTFSERDAEQLRFIKRGRELGFTLDEIRTLVELADQPEHACSDVDRLVQIHLVEVRQRIADLQRLEAELQRLAGCSESSVRECRIIETLTGARRS, encoded by the coding sequence ATGTCACTCACCATCGGCAAACTCAGCAAGGCCACGGCAGTGAACGTGGAAACCATCCGTTATTACGAACGTATCGGCCTGCTTGCGCCGCCGTCGCGTACCGAGTCTGGCTATCGCACGTTCAGCGAGCGCGACGCGGAGCAGCTGCGATTCATCAAGCGCGGGCGCGAACTCGGTTTCACCCTCGATGAGATTCGCACCCTGGTCGAGCTGGCGGATCAGCCCGAGCATGCCTGCAGCGATGTCGATCGCCTGGTACAGATCCATCTGGTCGAAGTGCGGCAGCGCATCGCCGATCTGCAGCGGCTCGAAGCGGAACTGCAGCGCCTGGCGGGTTGCAGCGAATCGTCGGTCCGCGAGTGCCGCATCATCGAGACCCTGACCGGAGCGCGGCGGTCCTAG
- a CDS encoding cation transporter, producing the protein MAGNCCSSGCASTAARGRYRRILWIALLINLAMFGVEIGAGLRSGSVSLLADSLDFFGDAANYGVSLFVLGLGVTMRARASLAKALTMGLFGIFILVVAIGNFVEGSVPHASTMGVVGVIALLANIAVAAMLYAYREGDSNMRSVWLCSRNDALGNLAVMLAALGVFGTGAGWPDLIVATIMALLSISAAVQITRHALEELRSERIAVSDVERRA; encoded by the coding sequence ATGGCGGGAAATTGCTGCAGCAGTGGTTGTGCCAGTACGGCGGCACGGGGGCGCTATCGCCGCATTCTGTGGATTGCGCTGCTGATCAATCTGGCGATGTTCGGCGTCGAGATCGGTGCGGGCCTGCGCTCCGGCTCGGTCTCGCTGCTGGCCGACTCGCTGGACTTTTTCGGTGACGCAGCAAATTACGGCGTCAGTCTTTTCGTGCTGGGGCTCGGCGTGACGATGCGGGCGCGGGCGTCGCTGGCCAAGGCGCTGACGATGGGCCTGTTCGGCATATTCATTCTGGTGGTCGCCATCGGCAATTTCGTCGAAGGCAGCGTGCCACATGCCTCGACCATGGGCGTCGTTGGGGTGATCGCGCTGCTGGCCAACATAGCGGTGGCGGCGATGCTCTATGCCTACCGCGAAGGCGACAGCAACATGCGCAGCGTGTGGCTATGCAGCCGCAACGATGCGTTGGGCAACCTCGCCGTCATGCTGGCAGCGCTCGGCGTGTTCGGCACCGGCGCCGGTTGGCCGGACCTGATCGTGGCGACGATCATGGCGCTGCTCTCCATCAGCGCGGCGGTGCAGATCACCCGCCATGCCCTGGAAGAGCTGCGATCCGAACGGATAGCCGTCAGCGATGTGGAGCGACGCGCGTGA
- a CDS encoding isoleucyl-tRNA synthetase, with product MLAGPLLRRTEPGLVTLWLVGSRPLELSLVLESPSFGLQQRVSLDELSCRCLPIGKHAVLHLIEFVPDAPLPTDCVIEYDLRIHDGAVEQGIAECAPHLLYDGTTRPSFVIKSRLDRVLHGSCRKPHHAAADGLLCVDELVADALGKPAERPAVLLMTGDQVYADDVAGPMLVAIHALVRRLGLYGEQLEGAVVSDSDALMTHPASYYRREQLLPAFKSNEALRERFFGGVEKPVFTTANGQNHLISLGEVMAMYLLVWSPTPWSLIAPQMPALEPAHAERYRSEEACLQGFIEGLPKVARALAHVPSLMIFDDHDITDDWNLSARWEETAYGHPLSRRIIGNALLAYLLCQAWGNEPKRFAELLLPLRELLATASDGWLDCAAQNALIDTLFKLDGWGYELPTDPPLVVLDTRTRRWRSERNLSRPSGLMDWEALSEFQQNILDKPSVLIVSPAPMFGVKLIEAVQRVFSWAGQPLLVDAENWMAHRGAAHVMMNIFRHTRTPGNYVVLSGDVHYSFVYEVHIRGRDTAPQLWQITSSGVKNEFPRRLLDWFDRLNRWFYAPWSPLNWLTKRRRLEVVPRVPDRSNAGERLWNGSGIGLLVLDEQGRPREIYQLNADGTAPVAFLAERARPREV from the coding sequence GTGCTGGCGGGCCCGCTGCTACGGCGTACCGAGCCTGGCCTTGTGACGCTCTGGCTGGTTGGCTCGCGCCCGCTCGAGCTGTCGTTGGTTCTAGAAAGCCCGTCGTTCGGACTGCAACAACGTGTTTCGCTCGACGAGCTGAGCTGCCGGTGTCTGCCGATCGGCAAGCACGCTGTATTGCACCTGATCGAGTTCGTGCCTGACGCACCGCTGCCCACCGATTGCGTGATCGAATATGACCTGCGCATCCATGATGGTGCAGTGGAGCAGGGCATCGCCGAGTGCGCGCCGCATCTGCTCTATGACGGTACTACGCGGCCAAGCTTCGTCATCAAGTCGCGCCTCGATCGCGTACTGCATGGTTCCTGCCGCAAGCCGCACCATGCTGCGGCTGACGGGCTGTTGTGTGTCGACGAACTGGTGGCTGACGCGCTGGGCAAGCCTGCCGAACGCCCGGCCGTGTTGCTGATGACGGGGGATCAGGTCTATGCCGACGATGTCGCCGGGCCGATGCTGGTAGCGATCCACGCATTGGTGCGCCGCCTCGGGCTCTATGGCGAGCAGCTCGAAGGTGCGGTGGTGAGTGACAGCGATGCGCTGATGACCCATCCGGCCAGCTATTACCGCCGCGAGCAGCTGCTGCCAGCGTTCAAGTCCAACGAGGCGCTGCGCGAGCGATTCTTCGGTGGCGTGGAGAAGCCGGTGTTCACCACCGCCAACGGGCAGAACCACCTGATCAGCCTGGGCGAGGTGATGGCGATGTACCTGCTCGTCTGGTCGCCGACGCCCTGGTCGCTGATCGCGCCGCAAATGCCCGCGCTGGAACCCGCCCATGCCGAGCGCTACCGCAGTGAAGAGGCGTGTCTGCAAGGTTTTATCGAGGGATTGCCGAAGGTGGCACGCGCCCTGGCTCATGTGCCGTCGTTGATGATCTTCGACGACCACGACATCACCGATGACTGGAACCTTTCCGCGCGCTGGGAGGAGACCGCTTACGGCCATCCGCTGTCGAGACGCATCATTGGCAACGCGCTGCTCGCCTACCTGCTGTGCCAGGCCTGGGGCAACGAGCCGAAGCGGTTCGCCGAGTTGCTGCTGCCGCTCCGTGAGCTGCTGGCGACGGCTAGCGATGGCTGGCTGGATTGCGCGGCGCAGAACGCTCTGATCGACACGCTGTTCAAACTCGACGGCTGGGGCTACGAGCTGCCCACCGACCCGCCGCTGGTGGTGCTGGACACCCGCACCCGGCGCTGGCGCAGCGAGCGCAACCTCAGTCGCCCGTCAGGCCTGATGGATTGGGAAGCGCTGAGCGAATTCCAGCAGAACATTCTCGACAAGCCGTCGGTGCTGATCGTCTCACCGGCACCGATGTTCGGCGTCAAGCTGATCGAAGCGGTACAACGGGTGTTCAGTTGGGCTGGCCAGCCGCTGCTGGTGGATGCGGAGAACTGGATGGCCCATCGCGGCGCGGCCCACGTGATGATGAATATCTTCCGCCACACCCGTACGCCGGGTAACTACGTGGTGCTGTCCGGCGACGTGCACTACTCCTTCGTCTACGAAGTGCACATTCGCGGTCGCGATACAGCGCCCCAGCTATGGCAGATCACCAGCAGCGGCGTAAAGAACGAGTTTCCGCGGCGCCTGCTGGACTGGTTCGACCGCCTCAATCGCTGGTTCTACGCGCCCTGGTCACCACTGAACTGGCTGACCAAGCGCCGTCGCCTGGAAGTCGTACCGCGCGTGCCGGACCGCAGTAACGCCGGCGAACGGCTATGGAACGGCTCGGGTATCGGCCTGCTGGTGCTGGATGAGCAGGGCAGGCCGCGCGAGATCTACCAGTTGAATGCCGATGGCACGGCGCCAGTGGCATTTCTCGCCGAGCGCGCTCGCCCTCGCGAGGTTTAA
- a CDS encoding CAP domain-containing protein, with protein MRVLSSVLLIATLFVAGFAAAEEARLVDAINAYRGEVQRCGNKASEELPPLTADTRLNLPVDGAGDLQQALSRAGYPMVTVQAITLSGPRDAQAAMQALRESFCRVILNPQFADIGVSRNGRDWRIVVARPLLDGRLGDWQAEGQKLLEQINAARASARRCGKQDFAAAGPLSWNDTLGSTAGAHSRAMANGNFFSHLSEDGRTPGDRAELAGYTGRQVGENIAAALPTARKVLDGWLASPGHCANLMNPQFSELGAAYAVDPQSDAAIYWTAMFGAP; from the coding sequence ATGCGTGTTCTGTCATCCGTCCTGTTGATCGCAACGTTGTTCGTTGCCGGCTTCGCAGCCGCCGAGGAGGCCCGTCTGGTCGATGCGATCAACGCCTACCGTGGCGAAGTACAGCGCTGCGGCAACAAGGCGAGCGAAGAGCTGCCGCCGCTGACGGCCGATACCCGCTTGAATCTGCCGGTCGATGGCGCTGGCGATCTGCAGCAGGCGCTGTCTCGGGCGGGCTATCCGATGGTGACGGTGCAGGCGATCACCCTGTCCGGCCCGCGGGATGCGCAGGCGGCGATGCAGGCGCTGCGCGAGAGCTTCTGCCGGGTGATCCTCAATCCGCAGTTCGCCGACATCGGCGTGAGCCGCAACGGCCGTGACTGGCGCATCGTGGTGGCGCGGCCATTGCTCGATGGTCGTTTGGGCGACTGGCAGGCCGAAGGGCAGAAGCTGCTGGAGCAGATCAACGCCGCCCGTGCCTCCGCGCGCCGTTGCGGTAAGCAGGACTTCGCCGCAGCCGGGCCGCTCAGCTGGAACGATACGCTGGGCAGCACCGCCGGAGCCCACAGCCGGGCTATGGCCAACGGCAACTTCTTCAGCCATCTGAGCGAGGACGGCCGCACGCCAGGCGACCGCGCTGAGCTGGCTGGCTACACCGGCAGGCAGGTCGGCGAAAATATCGCCGCGGCACTGCCGACCGCCCGCAAGGTGTTGGACGGCTGGCTGGCCAGCCCCGGGCATTGCGCGAATCTGATGAACCCGCAGTTCAGCGAGCTTGGCGCAGCCTATGCGGTCGATCCGCAGAGTGACGCCGCCATCTACTGGACGGCAATGTTCGGCGCGCCCTGA